The sequence below is a genomic window from Rhodospirillales bacterium RIFCSPLOWO2_02_FULL_58_16.
GATCGATTTCGGATTCATCAATCTGCAACCGTCAGAGTTGATGAAGATCGTCATGGTGCTGACGCTGGCCCGTTATTTTCACGGCAGCAGCATTGATGACATCAGTCGTTCTCTGTCCCTGATTCCTCCGCTTGTGCTGTTGGCCATACCCTCGGTTTTGGTGTTGCGTCAGCCGGACCTGGGTACTGCGCTGATGCTGATTATCGCCGGCGCCTCGATTTTCTTTATGGCCGGGGTGAGATTATGGAAGTTCGGACTCCTGGCGCTGACCGCCATCGGCGCGGCGCCGGTGATCTGGCACTTTCTCAGGGACTACCAGAAAAAGCGGATATTGACGTTCCTTGATCCGGAAAGCGATCCGTTGGGGTCCGGTTATCACATTATCCAATCGAAAATCGCTCTCGGTTCGGGAGGCATCTTCGGCAAGGGGTTCATGATGGGAAGCCAAAGCCACCTGAATTTCCTGCCGGAGAAACAGACTGACTTCATTTTCACCATGCTCGCCGAGGAATTCGGCCTGATCGGCGGCTTGGCCCTTCTCTGCCTGTACACCATGATTCTGGTGTACGGCTTTGCTATTTCACTGCGTTGCCGCAGCCAGTTCGGCCGCCTCGTCGGCCTTGGAGTGACTACTACCTTTTTCCTTTATGTGTTCATCAATATCGCCATGGTAATGGGCTTGATCCCGGTAGTGGGGGTGCCGCTGCCGCTGATCTCGTACGGTGGAACGGCGATGTTGTCGCTGCTTTTCGGTTTCGGACTTTTGCTTAATGTGTATGTGCACAGGGATGTTCAGATCGGACGACGCGGCGCCGGAGAAGAACTTTAAAGTTTCCCCTCTCACGAACATATCGACAAACGTCCGCGACTTTGCTAAGGCTGCGTCCCCTTCAGGGGGCGCATAGCTCAGTTGGCAGAGCAGCTGACTCTTAATCAGCGGGTCCCAGGTTCGAGTCCTGGTGCGCCCACCACCTCCCGACGGCCTCCGGCGCCGGTGGCGGAAAAGGAATTATGGGTAGAAACAAATGTTCATTTTCTCGCCGACCATAGCCCCGATCATTCTGTTGATAGCCTCAAATGTGTTCATGACCTTTGCCTGGTACGGGCACCTGAAATTCACCGACCAGTCGCTTTGGCTGGTGGTGGCGGCAAGCTGGTTCATCGCCCTCTTCGAATACGGTCTGGCGGTTCCGGCCAACCGCATCGGTTATGCCGCCTATTCGCTGGCCGAACTAAAGACCATCCAGGAAGTCATCACGCTCTCGGTTTTCGCGGCGTTCTCGGTCTT
It includes:
- a CDS encoding rod shape-determining protein RodA; the encoded protein is MEEHGLHRTELTLMQKLWQIQWIFVLLVCATAGVGFAMLYSAGGGTAGTGNIDPWASRQMMRFGVGMVLMLMVALTDIRLWLRYAYAFYVLTLLLLVAVEFSGSVGMGAQRWIDFGFINLQPSELMKIVMVLTLARYFHGSSIDDISRSLSLIPPLVLLAIPSVLVLRQPDLGTALMLIIAGASIFFMAGVRLWKFGLLALTAIGAAPVIWHFLRDYQKKRILTFLDPESDPLGSGYHIIQSKIALGSGGIFGKGFMMGSQSHLNFLPEKQTDFIFTMLAEEFGLIGGLALLCLYTMILVYGFAISLRCRSQFGRLVGLGVTTTFFLYVFINIAMVMGLIPVVGVPLPLISYGGTAMLSLLFGFGLLLNVYVHRDVQIGRRGAGEEL